The following proteins are co-located in the Candidatus Methanogranum gryphiswaldense genome:
- a CDS encoding tetratricopeptide repeat protein: protein MKPPDRYLTINHGKLTVKVPMNMFKGTTGILDEERAIPFKKVLKERYPWLTDNSLDVLIRKAKEEYIRTVDNESKGRLVAKDLESKGKNEEALAHLKKHIEADPNDADSWYALGDLLCKMGRAEEGYKAYARGRELF from the coding sequence ATCAAACCCCCGGATAGATACTTGACAATTAATCACGGCAAACTGACCGTGAAGGTCCCGATGAACATGTTCAAAGGGACCACTGGTATTTTAGATGAGGAAAGAGCGATACCTTTTAAAAAAGTGCTAAAAGAAAGGTATCCGTGGCTCACGGATAATTCATTGGATGTTCTCATCAGAAAAGCTAAAGAAGAGTACATTAGGACCGTCGACAACGAATCGAAAGGACGTTTGGTGGCAAAAGACCTAGAATCAAAAGGGAAAAATGAAGAGGCTCTAGCTCATCTCAAAAAACATATTGAGGCCGATCCAAACGATGCGGATTCCTGGTATGCACTCGGAGACCTGCTCTGTAAAATGGGACGTGCAGAAGAAGGCTACAAAGCTTATGCACGCGGAAGGGAATTATTCTGA
- a CDS encoding TATA-box-binding protein, which yields MNIENVVASTSLGQELNLNAIEDALDGAEYNPQQFPGLVYRLKEPKTATLLFRSGKVVCTGAKSLDDVKVAISKVAKDLEKANIKISIEPKIEVQNIVASSDLEQEINLNTVAITLGLEKVEYEPEQFPGLVYRLDDPKVVVLLFGSGKMVCTGAKVPEDVVRAVDKIAAELRSASLMA from the coding sequence ATGAATATCGAGAATGTTGTTGCCTCCACCTCGCTTGGACAAGAGCTCAACCTTAATGCAATTGAGGATGCCCTTGACGGAGCAGAATACAACCCTCAGCAGTTCCCCGGACTTGTTTACAGATTGAAAGAACCTAAAACCGCAACTCTTCTATTCAGGAGCGGAAAGGTCGTCTGTACCGGCGCAAAAAGCCTTGACGATGTTAAAGTTGCCATAAGCAAAGTAGCGAAGGACCTTGAGAAGGCCAACATCAAGATCAGCATCGAACCTAAGATTGAAGTTCAGAATATTGTCGCATCATCCGATCTTGAGCAGGAGATCAACTTAAACACGGTCGCCATAACGCTCGGACTCGAAAAGGTCGAATATGAACCAGAACAGTTCCCTGGACTCGTATACAGGCTTGATGACCCCAAGGTCGTCGTACTTCTCTTCGGATCCGGAAAGATGGTCTGCACAGGTGCCAAAGTACCTGAAGACGTCGTCCGTGCCGTTGACAAGATCGCCGCAGAACTTAGATCCGCAAGCCTCATGGCCTAA
- a CDS encoding zinc-ribbon domain-containing protein has protein sequence MFCPKCGKHVEKEGTKFCTECGYQLPFVSQSQYATSDESRSNPDTNAEGHQEPIQIGNSYTTQPSMDRWAERNNAPKYIAPRPISSVQVKKKSKNKTAAVLVAMLMIMTAVAIVVIDNNGSDDSSSDDSGSSTIIVGQSIGDYTVTYNGAFESEIFTYTETTYDMDDDGDEETCLMISLSESYASNYEYYVWKVYDESSTTYIAYVYTSDGWVEYMYYSSSYDYTFTAYSGSTVAKSEACLYWSGYIAGSYVISVTCYESESDYTSSTYNWSSSKGTTYSGDLRLDGDITTEYTWTYDGNSYELTVTYTYEEFEYYHNLTTTRDNSKSSSNVTNFVIVDDTISSIASQLQEKYQEIYGSDASLSGQSFANFVLAFVQCCYYYPAFNDYYAADMVVYGSDEYYAYPLETIFYGMGDCEDTSILAAAIYESCGYDVAIGLISNTYTSSGQTVTVGHAIVGVALDSYNTPSYNSSNYEILSQTVNGVTYYGGETTSDSYYALGVITKGYASSIGTYYGTILCGFYVVN, from the coding sequence ATGTTCTGCCCAAAATGCGGAAAGCATGTTGAAAAGGAGGGAACGAAGTTCTGTACCGAGTGCGGCTATCAATTGCCGTTCGTCTCACAGTCGCAATATGCGACTTCAGATGAATCTAGGTCAAACCCTGACACTAATGCGGAAGGACACCAAGAACCTATCCAAATCGGCAATTCATATACCACCCAACCATCGATGGATAGGTGGGCCGAGCGCAACAATGCGCCTAAATACATTGCGCCTAGACCGATAAGTTCGGTACAGGTGAAAAAGAAATCAAAAAACAAGACCGCTGCTGTATTAGTGGCCATGTTGATGATAATGACCGCAGTAGCGATTGTTGTGATCGATAACAATGGTTCTGATGATAGTAGTTCTGATGATAGCGGAAGCAGTACTATCATAGTTGGTCAATCAATAGGTGACTATACGGTCACATACAACGGAGCCTTTGAATCTGAAATCTTCACGTATACAGAAACGACATATGATATGGATGATGACGGTGATGAAGAAACTTGTCTCATGATCTCACTTTCAGAGAGTTATGCCTCGAACTACGAATATTACGTTTGGAAAGTATATGACGAAAGCAGCACAACATACATCGCATACGTATACACATCTGATGGCTGGGTTGAATACATGTATTACAGTTCTAGCTACGACTACACCTTCACTGCCTATTCGGGATCCACAGTTGCAAAGAGCGAGGCATGTCTATACTGGAGCGGATACATAGCCGGAAGTTACGTGATCAGCGTGACTTGCTACGAATCAGAAAGCGACTACACCAGTTCCACATACAACTGGTCTTCATCGAAAGGTACCACTTACAGTGGAGACCTACGCCTTGACGGAGATATAACTACCGAATACACCTGGACATATGACGGCAACTCATACGAACTCACTGTGACATACACATACGAGGAATTCGAATATTACCACAATCTAACTACTACTAGGGACAACTCAAAAAGTTCATCCAATGTAACAAATTTTGTGATAGTAGACGATACTATATCGAGCATAGCCAGTCAACTCCAGGAGAAATACCAAGAAATATACGGATCCGATGCAAGTCTGAGCGGACAATCTTTCGCAAACTTTGTACTGGCATTCGTACAATGTTGCTATTATTATCCGGCATTCAACGACTACTATGCAGCAGATATGGTCGTGTATGGAAGCGACGAATATTACGCGTACCCCCTAGAAACCATATTTTATGGAATGGGAGACTGCGAAGATACATCTATACTCGCAGCAGCGATCTACGAGTCGTGCGGTTACGATGTCGCGATAGGGCTGATATCCAATACCTATACCTCTTCGGGTCAAACAGTAACCGTAGGTCATGCGATCGTAGGAGTTGCATTAGATTCTTACAACACCCCATCATACAACAGCAGTAACTACGAAATACTATCTCAGACCGTGAACGGTGTAACCTATTACGGCGGAGAAACAACTTCGGACAGTTATTATGCATTAGGTGTCATAACAAAGGGTTATGCGTCGAGCATAGGCACGTATTACGGTACTATACTTTGTGGATTCTATGTTGTAAATTGA
- a CDS encoding PHP domain-containing protein — translation MKADLHVHSCYSNDGKSTPQEIVDRAIEIGLGCVAITDHNNFKAYFDVKDNGKIIIIPGEEVSSKEGHILAFGIDKEIPSGLSIQDTIDAIHEAGGYAFVAHPYRWWSGLGEKNTLQYGFDGTEARNARSVHNANRRSEKLASKIGKPISAGSDAHTPPRIGSGYAEFPDGLTTWQEVLDHMMNNRVSVDSNSRGRVGTIRYATKSIGQWMFRGFKKM, via the coding sequence ATGAAGGCAGATCTCCATGTTCATTCATGCTATTCTAATGATGGAAAATCAACGCCACAAGAGATAGTAGATAGAGCTATAGAGATCGGATTGGGTTGTGTGGCCATAACCGACCATAACAATTTCAAGGCCTATTTCGACGTAAAGGACAACGGAAAAATAATAATAATCCCTGGTGAGGAGGTGTCCTCGAAAGAGGGGCACATTCTTGCTTTTGGGATCGATAAAGAGATACCTAGCGGCCTCAGCATTCAGGATACGATAGATGCGATACACGAGGCGGGCGGGTATGCTTTTGTCGCTCATCCATACAGATGGTGGTCGGGTCTGGGAGAAAAGAATACCTTGCAATATGGTTTTGATGGGACAGAGGCAAGAAATGCAAGGTCCGTTCATAACGCGAATAGAAGGTCCGAGAAACTTGCATCAAAGATAGGTAAGCCCATATCCGCAGGAAGCGATGCACACACTCCTCCAAGGATAGGTTCTGGATATGCTGAGTTCCCAGATGGCCTCACTACATGGCAGGAGGTTTTGGACCATATGATGAATAACAGGGTTTCTGTCGACAGTAATAGCAGAGGCAGAGTGGGTACTATCAGATATGCGACAAAATCGATAGGACAATGGATGTTCCGCGGTTTCAAGAAGATGTAA
- the metG gene encoding methionine--tRNA ligase: MSKVCINIAWPYANGPIHLGHVAGSLLPPDIFSRYNRLKGNEVLMVGGSDQHGTPITVTAEKEGVTPEVIAERYHAINKKAIEDLNIEYSLFNKTHCQTHIEVVQSIFKDLLAKGYLYSEETQQYYCPKCARFLPDRYVEGTCPKCGAENVRSDQCDSCGTTFEPGDLLKAHCIHCNGEPEVRPSQQYFLKLSAFEKPLLEFLDDKTYWRSNVNAFTTNWLKDGLHDRAITRDMSWGIPIPVNGWDDKVIYVWFEAVIGYLSASVEYSKMIGKPDLWKEYWQDPDVRHYYFIGKDNIPFHSIIWPAILMGIGNLNLPYDIPANEYLMFNGGKLSKSRGGAIDVPSVLQKYDADAVRYYLSINMPDTHDSEFSWDDFQVKVNSELVAALGNYYHRCLSFTQKNFSSIPEALSDDEAKEVTDAIKAAFDEYDDCLSRCDFKKGLKAAMELARFGNRYFDSMKPWALIKQDKIQCGKVMNNLLRIVKALSIMCWPFMPISSQKIWEYLGYEGSIEKAGYDILSPLPVGQALKEPMPVYSKVEIPKDEVDKKDDKKPESEKIITGPFSAFRMLDLRVGHIVSVNDHPDADKLYLLKVDIGEDEPRQIVAGLKAFYSKDQMLNRKVFVVSNLKPAKLRGIMSSGMLLAADDEEIGGHSVLLLKPSSDVPVGTRINCGLQNSSATIEYKDFQKTKMVVSSVKEGIFLASKETIELPAGSPERVAAVIDGDRILPLGDGKSCVATVESEILDGAGVR; encoded by the coding sequence ATGTCAAAAGTATGTATCAACATCGCGTGGCCCTACGCAAACGGCCCCATACATTTGGGGCATGTTGCAGGTTCTCTCTTGCCTCCGGACATATTCAGCAGATATAATCGTCTGAAAGGTAATGAGGTCCTCATGGTCGGTGGTTCCGACCAGCACGGTACACCTATAACGGTGACAGCCGAAAAAGAGGGAGTTACACCCGAGGTCATAGCTGAGAGATATCATGCCATCAATAAGAAAGCGATAGAGGATCTTAACATAGAATATTCATTATTCAATAAGACCCATTGTCAGACACATATAGAGGTCGTTCAAAGTATATTCAAAGATCTTCTTGCAAAGGGATACCTCTATTCAGAAGAGACCCAGCAGTATTATTGTCCGAAGTGTGCACGTTTCCTTCCAGATAGATATGTAGAGGGAACGTGTCCTAAGTGCGGAGCAGAGAATGTCCGCAGTGATCAATGTGACAGTTGTGGAACGACCTTTGAACCTGGAGACCTTCTTAAAGCGCACTGTATCCATTGTAATGGTGAGCCAGAAGTAAGGCCGTCTCAACAATATTTCTTAAAATTGAGTGCGTTCGAGAAACCACTTTTGGAATTCTTAGACGATAAGACATATTGGAGGTCAAATGTCAATGCATTCACCACCAATTGGCTGAAGGATGGTCTGCATGACCGTGCGATCACAAGGGATATGTCATGGGGGATACCCATACCTGTCAATGGATGGGACGATAAGGTCATCTATGTCTGGTTCGAAGCCGTGATCGGATACCTAAGTGCATCTGTAGAGTATTCGAAGATGATAGGCAAACCCGATCTTTGGAAGGAATATTGGCAAGACCCAGATGTTAGACATTACTATTTCATAGGTAAGGACAATATTCCATTTCATTCAATAATCTGGCCTGCCATACTCATGGGAATAGGCAATCTGAATCTACCATACGATATACCAGCAAATGAATATTTGATGTTCAATGGCGGCAAGCTTTCGAAGAGTCGCGGGGGAGCGATCGATGTGCCGTCGGTTCTACAGAAATATGATGCGGATGCGGTCAGATACTATCTTTCTATAAATATGCCAGATACACATGATTCAGAATTCTCTTGGGATGATTTCCAAGTAAAGGTCAATTCGGAACTCGTTGCTGCACTTGGTAATTACTATCATAGATGTCTGAGCTTCACGCAGAAGAATTTCAGTTCCATTCCAGAGGCTTTGTCTGATGATGAGGCCAAAGAAGTTACCGATGCGATAAAAGCAGCATTCGATGAATACGATGACTGCCTCTCGAGATGTGATTTCAAGAAGGGACTTAAGGCGGCCATGGAACTTGCAAGGTTCGGAAACAGATATTTCGATTCAATGAAGCCATGGGCCTTGATAAAGCAGGACAAGATTCAGTGTGGGAAGGTCATGAACAATCTTCTCAGGATCGTAAAGGCATTGAGCATAATGTGTTGGCCGTTCATGCCCATATCCTCTCAGAAGATCTGGGAATATCTGGGATATGAAGGCAGCATTGAGAAGGCAGGATATGATATCCTTTCTCCCTTGCCGGTAGGTCAGGCACTCAAAGAACCTATGCCAGTCTACAGTAAGGTGGAGATCCCGAAGGATGAGGTCGATAAGAAAGATGATAAGAAACCAGAGAGCGAAAAGATCATCACTGGGCCTTTTTCTGCATTCAGGATGTTAGATCTCCGTGTCGGGCACATCGTTAGTGTCAATGATCATCCGGATGCGGACAAGCTCTACCTGCTAAAGGTGGACATCGGCGAGGATGAGCCAAGACAGATCGTTGCGGGACTCAAGGCATTCTATTCAAAGGACCAGATGCTGAATCGTAAGGTGTTCGTTGTTTCCAACCTTAAACCAGCTAAGCTTCGCGGAATAATGTCATCTGGAATGTTGTTGGCAGCAGATGACGAGGAGATAGGAGGTCATTCGGTGTTGTTACTGAAACCTTCAAGCGATGTTCCTGTTGGTACCAGAATAAACTGTGGGCTACAGAATTCATCTGCGACCATCGAGTATAAGGATTTCCAGAAGACCAAGATGGTGGTGTCCAGTGTCAAGGAAGGCATATTCTTGGCATCTAAAGAAACGATCGAGTTACCTGCTGGTTCGCCAGAACGTGTCGCGGCCGTTATCGATGGGGATCGCATATTGCCTCTTGGTGACGGAAAGAGCTGTGTAGCTACTGTTGAGAGCGAGATACTAGATGGTGCTGGTGTAAGATGA
- a CDS encoding MATE family efflux transporter produces the protein MEATETKEVNMMLGDPKKAIKYLSIPIAVTLLVQQSSSIINILWVTGLGSGPMAALGLVGPIYSVILGLGNGMAIGASAAIARNIGMHRKENAERLAMQAILLVIIIALIMTPLLLLTAEPVLRLIGAAGTIEDSMAYAVPIYLCSIVLMMSCMMSGILRGEGAAKRSMYIQVLAAVINMILDPILIYGFGMGVSGAAWATVIAFSISIIVGIYWFIAQKGTYLTMRLKDLKFSAIRMHEILVVGIPQSAELCLMSLFNIVYNLCIIAVASSGVMAIYTSVWRIMYLALIPAQAVGGAMVSACSAEFGMKRYDMIKQAFDFSTKFSLMILTILAIIVIIFAEPIASLFTYASDMQAFHGEMVNLTRILFISLPIMGMIFVGSSVLQAIGRSIVSMWSSFIRNVLLTVAFVSVTFLIGTLTGLWLVLTVVEILGGALMWYLARTAIKSLEPRDRPAVTISQ, from the coding sequence ATGGAGGCAACGGAGACCAAAGAGGTCAATATGATGCTTGGCGATCCTAAGAAAGCGATCAAGTATCTTTCTATACCGATAGCGGTCACGTTGCTTGTCCAACAGAGCAGCAGTATCATCAATATTCTTTGGGTTACGGGATTGGGTTCAGGTCCGATGGCGGCATTGGGGCTTGTGGGCCCTATTTATTCAGTAATATTGGGGTTGGGCAATGGAATGGCCATCGGGGCATCCGCTGCCATAGCACGCAATATAGGAATGCATAGAAAAGAGAACGCAGAGCGTCTGGCAATGCAGGCGATATTACTCGTGATCATAATCGCTTTGATCATGACGCCGTTGTTACTACTTACCGCTGAACCAGTATTGAGATTGATAGGTGCCGCGGGAACGATCGAAGATTCCATGGCATATGCGGTACCGATCTATCTATGCTCGATCGTCCTGATGATGAGCTGTATGATGTCTGGTATCCTGAGGGGAGAGGGTGCTGCTAAAAGATCGATGTACATACAGGTTCTGGCAGCTGTCATCAATATGATATTGGATCCAATTCTGATCTATGGATTTGGAATGGGTGTATCAGGTGCCGCATGGGCGACAGTAATAGCATTCTCGATATCGATCATCGTGGGAATATATTGGTTCATAGCTCAGAAAGGAACGTATCTCACGATGAGATTGAAGGACCTTAAATTCAGTGCTATTAGGATGCACGAGATACTTGTGGTTGGTATACCCCAATCTGCAGAATTGTGTCTGATGTCACTTTTCAATATCGTATACAACCTCTGTATAATCGCAGTGGCGTCCTCAGGAGTCATGGCCATATACACCTCTGTGTGGAGAATAATGTATCTGGCACTTATACCGGCGCAGGCAGTTGGTGGTGCGATGGTATCTGCTTGTTCGGCGGAATTTGGAATGAAGAGATACGATATGATCAAGCAAGCATTCGATTTCTCAACAAAATTCTCCCTAATGATATTGACTATTTTGGCCATCATCGTGATAATATTCGCAGAGCCGATAGCCTCGCTGTTCACATATGCTTCTGATATGCAAGCGTTCCACGGGGAGATGGTAAATCTTACCCGTATCCTATTCATCTCTCTTCCTATCATGGGGATGATATTCGTCGGTTCGTCTGTGCTCCAAGCAATCGGACGTTCCATTGTTTCCATGTGGTCCTCATTCATCAGAAATGTCTTATTAACAGTGGCGTTCGTATCGGTCACATTCTTGATTGGCACCCTTACAGGTTTATGGTTGGTTCTGACAGTGGTCGAAATATTAGGGGGAGCCTTGATGTGGTATCTTGCGCGCACCGCAATTAAAAGTTTGGAACCAAGGGACAGGCCTGCTGTAACCATATCTCAATGA
- a CDS encoding ribosome biogenesis/translation initiation ATPase RLI, with product MRIAVVLHDRCQSRKCNHECEKFCPLIRTGIECITWGERGKPIISEALCQGCGICINKCQFDAIKIIGLADELKTELIHQYGENSFRLYRLPIPKKGFITGILGPNGIGKTTAVKILSGIEIPNLGKFNNPPSKEEVLKYFAGTDLHDYLVGVYAGNTKVAMKPQYVDKLPQSVKGVVRDLLGKVQERMTLEQAADAFDLTEVLDRELDKLSGGELQRLAMAATMMKDADVYFFDEPTSYLDIYQRVKMARLIKTLATDKQVVVIEHDLAILDYLADNVSVVYGSEGAYGVFTLARQVRTAINVYLDGYLPEENIRFRDRPIEFEASPPRTDWNTANLVEFDHIRKDFGEFELDVSKGAVKIGESVGIVGPNATGKTTFVKMLAGVIEPDEGKLDTLLKVAYKPQYISNDMEGTVQDVLYANAYETVISNFFQGEVITPLGIKNLMDKDLKNLSGGELQRVAITLCLAKDADIYLFDEPSAYLDSNQRMNAAKTIRRMMEKSGRSAMIVDHDIYFLDMVSDSMMVFGGEPGHHGIGEGPFDMRIGMNKFLSAVDITFRRDTETHRPRINKPDSRLDREQKSKGEYYYA from the coding sequence ATGAGGATAGCGGTGGTATTGCATGACAGATGTCAAAGCAGGAAATGCAATCACGAATGCGAAAAATTCTGCCCCCTGATAAGAACAGGAATAGAATGCATAACATGGGGAGAAAGAGGGAAACCGATAATCTCGGAGGCCCTGTGTCAAGGTTGCGGTATCTGCATCAACAAATGCCAATTCGACGCTATCAAGATAATCGGTCTTGCAGATGAACTCAAGACAGAACTAATCCATCAATATGGAGAGAATTCGTTCCGCTTATACAGACTTCCGATCCCCAAAAAAGGATTCATAACCGGTATTCTTGGACCCAATGGGATAGGAAAAACCACGGCCGTCAAGATACTATCTGGCATAGAAATACCTAATCTTGGAAAATTCAATAATCCCCCGTCGAAAGAAGAGGTCCTCAAATATTTTGCAGGTACCGACCTCCATGACTATCTTGTCGGCGTATATGCTGGAAACACAAAGGTGGCGATGAAACCGCAGTACGTGGACAAACTTCCTCAATCTGTGAAGGGTGTTGTCCGTGATCTCCTTGGAAAAGTACAAGAAAGAATGACCTTGGAACAGGCCGCTGATGCCTTCGATCTCACAGAGGTCCTGGACAGGGAACTGGACAAACTTTCTGGAGGAGAACTGCAAAGATTGGCCATGGCTGCCACAATGATGAAAGACGCAGATGTCTACTTCTTCGATGAACCGACATCGTATCTGGACATATACCAGAGAGTAAAAATGGCAAGGCTCATCAAGACACTTGCAACAGACAAACAGGTCGTGGTCATTGAGCACGATCTCGCGATATTAGATTATCTGGCAGACAATGTGAGCGTTGTCTACGGTTCTGAGGGTGCGTACGGTGTGTTCACCTTGGCAAGACAGGTCAGAACTGCAATAAACGTATATTTGGACGGGTACCTGCCCGAGGAAAATATAAGATTCAGGGACAGACCTATCGAATTCGAAGCCTCCCCGCCAAGAACAGATTGGAATACCGCCAACCTAGTTGAATTCGATCACATAAGGAAGGATTTCGGAGAGTTCGAATTGGATGTGAGCAAAGGAGCCGTCAAGATCGGTGAATCGGTCGGTATAGTGGGTCCTAATGCCACAGGAAAGACAACATTTGTGAAAATGCTTGCAGGGGTCATCGAACCAGACGAGGGGAAACTGGACACATTATTAAAGGTGGCATATAAACCTCAATACATCTCCAACGATATGGAGGGTACAGTGCAAGATGTCCTATATGCCAACGCTTACGAGACCGTTATAAGTAATTTCTTCCAGGGAGAGGTCATCACCCCACTGGGAATTAAGAATCTCATGGATAAGGATCTAAAGAATCTATCGGGAGGAGAGCTTCAGAGAGTTGCTATAACATTATGTCTGGCAAAAGATGCAGATATCTATCTTTTCGATGAACCCTCTGCATACCTTGACTCCAACCAGAGAATGAATGCTGCCAAGACCATAAGAAGGATGATGGAGAAATCCGGGCGCAGCGCGATGATCGTGGACCACGACATATATTTCCTTGACATGGTCTCAGATTCCATGATGGTCTTCGGAGGAGAACCAGGACATCACGGTATCGGAGAGGGACCGTTCGATATGAGGATAGGAATGAACAAATTCCTTTCCGCTGTAGATATAACGTTCAGAAGAGATACTGAAACTCACAGACCCAGAATAAATAAACCTGATTCCAGACTCGACAGGGAACAGAAATCCAAAGGCGAATACTATTACGCTTGA